A genomic window from Mobula hypostoma chromosome X1, sMobHyp1.1, whole genome shotgun sequence includes:
- the LOC134340463 gene encoding activin receptor type-1B-like isoform X2: MAKTYQLCVVFLLLNIRTGAGQKSDLDGWGPVELAAVIAGPVFLLCVVLMVAVFLCHYHHQRAYHDRNQLDMEEPSCDHMYISEGKSLKDLMFDMTTSGSGSGLPLFVQRTIARTIVLQEIIGKGRFGEVWRGKWRGGDVAVKIFSSREERSWFREAEIYQTVMLRHENILGFIAADNKDNGTWTQLWLVSDYHEHGSLFDYLNKYTVTVEGLIKLALSAVSGLAHLHMEIVGTQGKPGIAHRDLKSKNILVKKNGMCAIADLGLAVRHDSLTDTIDIAPNQRVGTKRYMAPEVLDETINMQHFDSFKCADIYALGLVYWEIARRCSAGGAHEDYQLPYFDLVPSDPSIEEMRKVVCEQNRRPSIPNIWHSGEALRVMTRIMRECWYANGAARLTALRIKKALSQLSIQEDVKM, encoded by the exons GTCAGAAGAGTGATTTAGATGGCTGGGGCCCCGTGGAGCTGGCGGCTGTGATAGCTGGCCCAGTGTTccttttgtgtgtggtgctgatGGTGGCAGTGTTCCTGTGCCATTACCACCACCAGCGAGCCTACCATGACCGCAACCAGCTGGACATGGAGGAGCCTTCCTGCGATCACATGTACATCTCCGAGGGGAAGTCGCTGAAGGACCTCATGTTTGATATGACTACCTCTGGATCCGGATCTG GCTTGCCTTTGTTTGTGCAGCGTACCATTGCGAGGACCATAGTCCTTCAGGAAATAATTGGCAAAGGGCGCTTCGGGGAAGTGTGGCGTGGGAAATGGAGGGGTGGCGACGTGGCTGTCAAGATATTCTCCTCCCGGGAAGAACGCTCCTGGTTCCGGGAAGCTGAGATCTACCAGACAGTCATGTTGCGTCACGAGAACATTCTGGGCTTCATCGCAGCAGACAATAAAG ATAATGGTACGTGGACACAGCTGTGGCTTGTGTCGGACTATCACGAGCATGGCTCTCTCTTTGATTACCTGAACAAGTATACGGTCACTGTGGAAGGGCTCATCAAGCTGGCACTCTCTGCGGTCAGTGGACTGGCTCACCTGCACATGGAAATCGTGGGCACTCAGG GCAAACCAGGGATTGCCCATCGTGACCTGAAGTCCAAAAACATCCTGGTGAAGAAGAATGGCATGTGTGCGATAGCAGACCTGGGCCTGGCTGTCAGGCATGACTCGCTGACCGACACCATTGACATTGCCCCCAATCAGCGAGTGGGCACAAAACG GTACATGGCTCCTGAAGTACTGGATGAGACAATCAATATGCAACATTTTGATTCCTTCAAATGTGCTGACATTTACGCCCTGGGGCTGGTGTATTGGGAGATTGCCCGGAGGTGCTCTGCTGGAG GGGCCCACGAGGATTACCAGCTGCCATACTTTGACCTTGTGCCCTCTGACCCCTCCATTGAGGAAATGAGGAAGGTTGTCTGTGAACAGAACCGAAGGCCAAGCATCCCTAACATTTGGCACAGCGGTGAG GCGTTACGAGTCATGACCAGGATCATGCGGGAATGCTGGTATGCCAACGGAGCAGCCAGGCTGACTGCTCTCCGCATCAAGAAAGCATTGTCACAGCTAAGCATCCAAGAAGATGTGAAAATGTAA